The Candidatus Kapaibacterium sp. genome includes a region encoding these proteins:
- a CDS encoding PLP-dependent aspartate aminotransferase family protein yields the protein MNESTKIIHSIPVDPLTGAISVPIYQTSTYVQEQPGVNKGFDYSRTNNPTRAILERLISELENGKNGFAFASGLAAIDAVAKLLKPGDEVLAVDDIYGGAFRLFTQVYNNFGITIKFVDTTDVSNIEREISDKTKLIWLESPTNPLLKISDIATITKLAKSRGCLVCVDNTFATPIIQKPIDLGADIIIHSATKYLGGHSDLIAGLVVTNSDELGERIKFIQNSTGGILSPFDSWLVIRGISTLALRMKEHSNSAAAVANFLVSRPEVDKVYFPGLESHVNHGIAKEQQKYFGGMVSFSLKNDTEDNAVKLATSTKLFKLAESLGGTKSLVCSPSTMTHKSIPVESRRASGVVDSLLRLSIGLEDSQDLIDDLEQAFNKL from the coding sequence ATGAACGAATCAACAAAAATAATTCACTCAATCCCTGTGGACCCACTCACAGGAGCTATTTCCGTGCCGATATACCAAACTTCGACTTACGTCCAAGAGCAACCGGGTGTAAACAAGGGCTTTGATTACAGCAGAACCAATAACCCAACTCGGGCGATTTTGGAAAGGTTGATATCCGAACTCGAAAACGGCAAAAACGGTTTCGCTTTCGCAAGCGGCTTAGCTGCTATTGACGCTGTAGCCAAGTTACTCAAACCGGGTGATGAAGTGCTTGCTGTTGATGATATTTACGGTGGTGCCTTTAGATTGTTCACTCAAGTTTACAACAATTTTGGAATTACTATCAAATTTGTTGATACGACCGATGTAAGCAACATTGAACGCGAAATTAGCGATAAAACTAAGCTAATTTGGCTCGAAAGCCCAACCAATCCTTTGCTCAAAATTTCGGATATTGCTACGATTACAAAATTAGCAAAATCACGCGGTTGCTTGGTTTGTGTTGACAATACTTTTGCGACACCGATAATCCAAAAGCCGATTGACTTGGGTGCGGACATAATTATCCATAGCGCTACAAAATATTTGGGCGGGCACAGCGATTTGATTGCCGGATTGGTCGTCACAAATAGCGATGAATTGGGCGAAAGAATCAAATTTATCCAAAATTCAACCGGTGGAATCTTATCGCCATTTGACAGTTGGTTAGTAATTCGCGGAATATCCACATTAGCTCTACGTATGAAAGAACACTCAAATAGTGCTGCTGCTGTGGCTAATTTCTTAGTAAGCAGACCCGAAGTTGATAAAGTCTATTTCCCCGGCTTAGAGAGCCACGTAAACCATGGTATAGCAAAGGAACAGCAAAAATACTTTGGCGGAATGGTTTCATTTTCGTTGAAAAATGATACTGAAGATAATGCTGTGAAATTGGCTACTTCGACAAAATTATTCAAGCTCGCTGAAAGTTTGGGCGGAACGAAAAGCTTGGTTTGCAGCCCTTCTACTATGACGCATAAATCAATTCCGGTTGAGAGTCGCCGTGCATCAGGTGTGG
- a CDS encoding glycoside hydrolase family 57 protein, translating to MNKSLKVAFLWHQHQPYYKINNEFILPWVLLHGTKDYYDLPEVLYEFPNIKQTFNFAPSLNLQIDDYVRSKGTDKIRVLTAKNAKELTEADKSEILKYFFHSNFENMIKPNPRFHELYNHVKYDSNAVNNFQEKDWRDLQMWYNLSWFGYYSSQHGIINRLRIKGRDFTEDEKIMMIQEQNFLLAKIVNQYKRLRDLKQIEISCSPMFHPILPLICDSRSALEANPDNMMPEPIYNFPEDADLQLGSGFDYFTSIFGEKPRGIWPSEGSVSNEVLNLMIDHNISWFASDELVLLHSVGETYNPLEKYFPRKFKGENGDITGFYRDNHLSDKIGFLYSTWNASDAAKDFVNSLLKIRDKIIRQYGESALDNAVVSVILDGENCWEFYKDNGIPFLRELFLRLDKSDKLQTVTFSEVVNQSNAKDFFPPLTSIRAGSWINANFNIWIGHEDDIKAWNVLSNARATFENLRHTLDSELEREILNEIMIAEGSDWFWWYGPEHHTENKAEFDLLFRHHVSRIYELLKLEIPDELNVPIANHFLESGVKKPKEEITPDLNLSPISESWRSGGNIDLNTDNSSMHKSGSVIESFKYAYDENQLYLGIKLSENVTDFALKIIFENHVEIKYTRLNKLSKIELENISEVNIYNNNNFVNFALQIDKIIQNNKLSYLKLIIESAGETIQIPTDGFMEI from the coding sequence ATGAATAAATCTCTAAAAGTTGCATTCCTTTGGCATCAACATCAGCCGTACTATAAGATTAACAATGAATTTATATTACCATGGGTCTTGTTACACGGTACAAAAGACTATTATGATTTGCCGGAAGTGCTGTATGAATTTCCAAATATAAAGCAAACCTTTAACTTTGCTCCATCGCTCAATTTGCAAATTGATGATTACGTCCGCTCCAAAGGGACTGACAAAATTCGCGTTTTGACTGCAAAAAATGCGAAAGAGTTGACTGAAGCTGATAAATCGGAAATTCTGAAGTACTTTTTCCATTCAAATTTCGAGAATATGATTAAACCAAATCCTCGATTTCACGAATTATATAATCATGTGAAATATGATTCAAATGCTGTTAATAATTTTCAAGAGAAGGATTGGCGCGATTTGCAGATGTGGTACAATCTTTCGTGGTTTGGGTACTATTCATCTCAGCATGGTATCATAAACAGACTTAGAATCAAAGGTCGAGATTTTACCGAAGATGAAAAGATTATGATGATTCAGGAGCAAAATTTCTTGTTAGCAAAAATCGTGAACCAATATAAGCGATTGCGAGATTTGAAGCAAATTGAAATTAGCTGTTCGCCAATGTTTCACCCGATTTTGCCATTGATTTGCGACAGCCGCTCAGCACTTGAGGCAAATCCTGACAATATGATGCCTGAACCAATTTATAATTTTCCGGAAGATGCTGATTTGCAGCTCGGTTCGGGGTTCGATTATTTCACATCAATTTTCGGCGAAAAACCACGTGGGATTTGGCCCTCCGAAGGCTCCGTTTCAAATGAAGTACTCAATCTTATGATTGACCACAACATTAGCTGGTTCGCAAGTGATGAACTCGTACTATTGCATTCAGTCGGAGAAACTTATAATCCGCTCGAAAAATATTTCCCACGCAAATTTAAAGGTGAAAATGGGGACATAACCGGTTTTTATCGTGATAATCATCTTTCCGATAAAATTGGTTTCCTCTATTCAACGTGGAATGCATCCGATGCAGCGAAAGATTTTGTAAATTCTTTGCTCAAGATTCGCGATAAAATCATCAGACAATATGGCGAATCGGCACTCGATAATGCCGTCGTTTCGGTGATTCTCGATGGTGAGAACTGTTGGGAATTTTACAAGGACAACGGAATTCCTTTTTTGCGAGAACTTTTCTTGCGATTGGACAAATCTGATAAATTGCAAACGGTTACTTTTAGCGAAGTAGTAAACCAAAGCAATGCAAAAGATTTTTTCCCACCACTTACATCAATTAGAGCCGGTTCGTGGATTAATGCCAATTTCAATATTTGGATTGGGCACGAAGATGACATCAAAGCTTGGAATGTACTGTCTAATGCAAGGGCAACTTTTGAAAATTTACGCCACACCTTGGATAGTGAACTTGAGAGAGAAATTTTGAATGAAATTATGATTGCTGAAGGCTCGGATTGGTTCTGGTGGTATGGTCCGGAGCACCACACTGAAAATAAGGCAGAGTTTGATTTGCTCTTTAGGCATCATGTTTCGCGAATTTACGAATTGCTCAAATTGGAAATTCCGGATGAGCTAAATGTGCCGATTGCAAACCATTTCTTAGAGTCGGGCGTTAAGAAGCCAAAGGAGGAAATTACGCCGGATTTGAATCTTTCGCCGATTTCCGAATCTTGGCGCTCGGGCGGTAATATTGATTTAAATACCGACAACTCTTCGATGCACAAGTCGGGAAGCGTAATTGAATCTTTCAAATATGCTTATGATGAAAATCAATTATATTTGGGAATAAAATTATCCGAAAATGTCACCGATTTTGCATTAAAAATTATTTTTGAAAATCATGTAGAAATTAAATATACGAGATTAAATAAATTATCAAAAATTGAATTAGAAAATATTAGCGAAGTAAATATTTATAACAATAATAATTTTGTTAATTTTGCTCTGCAAATTGATAAAATAATTCAAAATAATAAATTATCCTACTTAAAATTAATTATCGAATCAGCGGGGGAGACTATTCAAATTCCGACGGACGGATTTATGGAAATATAA
- a CDS encoding RecX family transcriptional regulator, with amino-acid sequence MERAKIRSVKQKNQRSNLCVIEFYENRDKIEVHLDIVVNSGLRKDLELEAAEIEQLINAQKLLTAKQQCYRYAAMKPRTRKQMRQYMRTKQHDAAFHESLLAFLDEFGLIDDMKFAITFINSTLARKSIGIRRMKSELMVKGVNAQMADEAINKFYPQENIIEFAEKAAEKKMKSIRNKIPEKQKSSLANHLIYLGFDTSIVFKVVKKYFK; translated from the coding sequence ATGGAAAGAGCAAAAATAAGGAGCGTTAAGCAGAAAAATCAGAGAAGTAATCTCTGTGTAATCGAATTTTACGAAAATCGTGACAAAATCGAAGTGCATTTGGATATTGTGGTCAACAGCGGATTGAGGAAAGATTTGGAGCTGGAAGCTGCAGAAATCGAGCAATTAATCAATGCTCAAAAACTTCTTACCGCCAAACAACAATGTTACCGCTATGCTGCAATGAAGCCCCGCACACGAAAGCAAATGCGGCAGTACATGCGCACAAAACAACATGATGCAGCCTTTCATGAAAGCTTGTTGGCTTTTTTGGACGAATTTGGCTTGATTGATGATATGAAATTTGCTATCACTTTTATCAACAGTACTTTAGCACGGAAATCGATCGGAATTAGGCGAATGAAATCTGAATTGATGGTAAAAGGCGTTAATGCACAAATGGCAGACGAGGCAATAAATAAATTTTATCCACAGGAAAATATTATCGAATTTGCCGAAAAAGCAGCCGAAAAGAAAATGAAATCAATCAGGAATAAAATCCCCGAAAAACAAAAATCGTCACTTGCAAATCACCTTATTTATTTAGGATTTGATACAAGTATTGTTTTCAAAGTTGTCAAAAAATATTTTAAATAA
- a CDS encoding aldehyde dehydrogenase family protein, with product MEKFKNYINGEWVEPKSGKYFPNISPANHEDIIGDFPDSNQEDVNDAVAAAKAAFKLWKNMPAPKRGDIIKKAGDIFTARKKELGRIMTREMGKPTFETEGDVQEAIDTAYYAASETRRMFGFTAPSEMDAKTNMTFRTPIGVCGIITAWNFPVAVPSWKILPGLAAGNTIVYKPSKESPHSGVVFAEILEEAGLPKGVFNLVLGKGSMGNMIVEHPDVNLIGFTGSTDIGTKIGEICGRMNKKVSLEMGGKNAQIVLDDANLELAVDGALWGAFGTTGQRCTATSRVIVEQGVYEKFIEMIADRAKKLRLGDGLDPKTDVGPVIHNKSLENCVNYSKIGLEEGCRLVCGGEPATDGDLAKGSFFKPTIFADVTRKMRLFQEEIFGPILSISKADNYEHAVELQNDCDYGLSSSIYTKNVNLAFRAMREIEAGITYINAPTIGAEAHMPFGGVKFTGNGHREGGWTVFDIFTEWKTVYVDFSDRLQRAQIDNYDE from the coding sequence ATGGAAAAATTTAAAAATTACATTAATGGCGAATGGGTAGAGCCTAAATCAGGCAAATACTTCCCGAATATTTCCCCTGCAAACCATGAAGATATCATCGGTGACTTCCCCGACAGCAATCAAGAAGACGTCAATGATGCTGTAGCAGCAGCAAAGGCAGCATTTAAGCTATGGAAAAATATGCCCGCTCCCAAACGCGGCGACATCATCAAAAAAGCTGGCGACATTTTCACCGCACGTAAGAAAGAATTGGGTCGGATTATGACTCGCGAAATGGGCAAGCCAACTTTTGAAACTGAAGGCGACGTCCAAGAAGCTATTGATACTGCTTATTATGCAGCATCCGAAACACGGAGAATGTTCGGTTTCACTGCACCTTCGGAAATGGATGCCAAAACAAATATGACATTCAGAACTCCAATCGGAGTATGCGGTATAATCACTGCTTGGAATTTCCCTGTGGCTGTGCCATCTTGGAAAATTTTGCCCGGACTTGCAGCCGGAAATACTATAGTATATAAACCATCTAAAGAATCACCACATTCCGGTGTAGTTTTTGCCGAAATCCTTGAAGAAGCCGGATTACCCAAAGGCGTGTTCAACCTTGTGCTTGGCAAAGGCTCAATGGGCAATATGATTGTAGAACATCCCGATGTGAACTTAATCGGATTCACCGGCTCTACTGATATTGGTACTAAAATAGGCGAAATTTGCGGTCGGATGAATAAAAAAGTATCGCTCGAAATGGGCGGAAAAAATGCTCAAATCGTGCTTGATGACGCCAATCTCGAACTTGCTGTTGACGGAGCGCTCTGGGGAGCATTCGGTACAACGGGACAACGTTGCACAGCTACATCGCGTGTAATCGTCGAACAAGGTGTTTATGAAAAGTTTATTGAAATGATTGCAGATAGAGCCAAGAAACTTAGACTTGGTGATGGTTTAGACCCTAAAACTGATGTCGGTCCGGTTATACATAACAAATCACTCGAGAATTGTGTCAATTACTCTAAGATTGGTTTGGAAGAGGGCTGCAGACTTGTTTGTGGCGGCGAACCTGCTACAGACGGCGATTTGGCAAAAGGCTCATTCTTCAAACCAACGATATTTGCCGATGTTACCCGCAAAATGAGACTATTCCAAGAAGAAATTTTCGGTCCTATCCTATCTATCAGCAAAGCGGATAATTACGAACACGCTGTCGAATTGCAAAACGATTGCGATTACGGGCTATCTTCTTCGATTTATACCAAGAATGTAAACTTAGCATTCAGGGCGATGAGAGAGATTGAAGCCGGAATCACATATATCAATGCTCCAACAATTGGCGCCGAAGCTCATATGCCCTTTGGCGGAGTGAAATTCACGGGCAACGGTCATCGCGAAGGCGGCTGGACTGTATTTGACATCTTTACGGAATGGAAAACTGTTTATGTTGACTTCTCCGATAGATTGCAAAGAGCACAAATTGATAACTACGACGAATAA